In the genome of Gadus morhua chromosome 12, gadMor3.0, whole genome shotgun sequence, one region contains:
- the mcoln2 gene encoding mucolipin-2 isoform X2 encodes MELFVRRYFGRRDSIRSTLTPDVIKEDTLRDDLRYYFMSPCEKYRSRRILPWKLGVQILKIIMITTQLILFGLNNQLVVSYQEENRMALKNLFLKDYSGMDEDDYSISVYTQQGVYDSLFYVLDQYSQLGNLSVGPIGYADDETGGVRPLVVCKRYYKRGTLEPSDDAYDIDAELEHDCFTCHPKSQTPCKTQNASFYSFEFYRLVDVEITFHLKGINLQSVRARELPDCYAFSVTITLDNQGHSGKMKIFMDIDSVSSACLEWKISGTAQKNTQYLLVFDVFVIMICIASAVLCTRSIVLAVRLLQRFTRFFQENYNRKLCDEDQSEFLNGWYLLIIVSDLLAIVGSILKMEIQAKSLTNYDVCSIFLGTSTLMVWFGVIRYLGYFEKYNVLILTMKAAFPKVLRFCCCAGMIYLGYTFCGWIVLGPYHEKFESLSRVAECLFSLLNGDDMFSTFAQLKDKNAVVWFFSRAYLYSFISLFIYMVLSLFIALITDAYDTIKASLERHAVNPYLLLNDS; translated from the exons ATGGAGTTGTTTGTTCGTCGTTATTTCGGAAGGCGTGACTCCATTCG GTCTACACTGACCCCAGACGTCATTAAGGAGGACACTCTGAGGGACGACCTGAGATACTACTTTATGAGCCCTTGTGAGAAGTACAGGTCGCGACGGATTTTGCCATGGAAACTTGGTGTACAGATTCTCAAAATCATCATGATCACCACACAG CTCATTCTGTTTGGCCTGAACAACCAGCTGGTGGTCTCGTACCAAGAGGAGAACAGGATGGCGCTGAAGAACCTCTTCCTCAAAGACTACAGCGGCATGGACGAGGATGACTACAGCATCTCCGTCTACACCCAGCAGGGCGTCTATGACTCTCTCTTTTACGTTCTCGATCAG TACAGCCAGCTAGGCAACCTCTCGGTGGGTCCCATCGGCTATGCTGATGATGAGACTGGGGGGGTCCGGCCCCTTGTGGTATGTAAACGCTACTACAAGAGGGGCACCTTGGAACCTTCGGACGACGCGTACGACATAGATGCCGAGCTGgagcacg aTTGTTTCACATGTCATCCCAAGTCGCAAACACCATGCAAAACCCAAAATGCCTCATTTTATAGTTTTGAGTTCTACAG ACTTGTGGACGTGGAGATCACCTTCCACTTGAAAGGGATTAATCTGCAGTCAGTGCGTGCACGAGAGTTACCCGACTGCTATGCTTTCTCTGTGACG ATAACCCTTGATAATCAGGGCCACAGCGGTAAGATGAAGATCTTCATGGACATTGACTCCGTGAGCAGTGCCTGCCTGGAATGGAAGATCTCAGGGACAG CCCAGAAAAATACCCAATACCTCCTGGTGTTCGACGTCTTCGTCATCATGATCTGCATCGCCTCGGCCGTCCTGTGCACTCGCTCCATCGTCCTGGCAGTTAGGCTCCTCCAG AGGTTCACCAGATTTTTCCAGGAGAACTACAATCGCAAACTGTGCGACGAGGACCAAAGCGAGTTCCTGAATGGCTGGTACCTGCTCATTATCGTCAGTGATCTCCTGGCCATCGTGGGCTCCATATTGAAGATGGAGATCCAAGCAAAG AGTCTAACCAACTACGACGTGTGTAGTATTTTTCTCGGGACCTCTACCTTAATGGTGTGGTTTGGCGTTATCAGGTACCTGGGCTACTTCGAGAAGTACAAT GTGCTGATCCTCACGATGAAAGCGGCTTTCCCGAAGGTGCTGCGCTTCTGTTGCTGTGCAGGCATGATATACCTGGGCTACACCTTCTGTGGCTGGATCGTCTTAGGGCCGTACCACGAGAAG TTCGAGAGCCTGAGCCGCGTGGCCGAGTGTCTGTTCTCGCTGCTCAACGGAGACGACATGTTCTCCACCTTCGCCCAGCTGAAGGACAAGAACGCCGTGGTGTGGTTCTTCAGCCGGGCCTACCTCTACTCCTTCATCTCCCTCTTCATCTACATGGTGCTGTCACTCTTCATCGCCCTCATCACCGATGCCTATGACACCATCAAG GCCTCCCTGGAACGACATGCCgtcaacccctacctgctccttaatgactccTGA
- the mcoln2 gene encoding mucolipin-2 isoform X1 has protein sequence MELFVRRYFGRRDSIRSTLTPDVIKEDTLRDDLRYYFMSPCEKYRSRRILPWKLGVQILKIIMITTQLILFGLNNQLVVSYQEENRMALKNLFLKDYSGMDEDDYSISVYTQQGVYDSLFYVLDQYSQLGNLSVGPIGYADDETGGVRPLVVCKRYYKRGTLEPSDDAYDIDAELEHDCFTCHPKSQTPCKTQNASFYSFEFYRLVDVEITFHLKGINLQSVRARELPDCYAFSVTITLDNQGHSGKMKIFMDIDSVSSACLEWKISGTAQKNTQYLLVFDVFVIMICIASAVLCTRSIVLAVRLLQRFTRFFQENYNRKLCDEDQSEFLNGWYLLIIVSDLLAIVGSILKMEIQAKSLTNYDVCSIFLGTSTLMVWFGVIRYLGYFEKYNVLILTMKAAFPKVLRFCCCAGMIYLGYTFCGWIVLGPYHEKFESLSRVAECLFSLLNGDDMFSTFAQLKDKNAVVWFFSRAYLYSFISLFIYMVLSLFIALITDAYDTIKNYQKNGFPLTDLHKFLRELSDFDSVEDGSQTGVGFNPLCCCQRVQPNEDVALVT, from the exons ATGGAGTTGTTTGTTCGTCGTTATTTCGGAAGGCGTGACTCCATTCG GTCTACACTGACCCCAGACGTCATTAAGGAGGACACTCTGAGGGACGACCTGAGATACTACTTTATGAGCCCTTGTGAGAAGTACAGGTCGCGACGGATTTTGCCATGGAAACTTGGTGTACAGATTCTCAAAATCATCATGATCACCACACAG CTCATTCTGTTTGGCCTGAACAACCAGCTGGTGGTCTCGTACCAAGAGGAGAACAGGATGGCGCTGAAGAACCTCTTCCTCAAAGACTACAGCGGCATGGACGAGGATGACTACAGCATCTCCGTCTACACCCAGCAGGGCGTCTATGACTCTCTCTTTTACGTTCTCGATCAG TACAGCCAGCTAGGCAACCTCTCGGTGGGTCCCATCGGCTATGCTGATGATGAGACTGGGGGGGTCCGGCCCCTTGTGGTATGTAAACGCTACTACAAGAGGGGCACCTTGGAACCTTCGGACGACGCGTACGACATAGATGCCGAGCTGgagcacg aTTGTTTCACATGTCATCCCAAGTCGCAAACACCATGCAAAACCCAAAATGCCTCATTTTATAGTTTTGAGTTCTACAG ACTTGTGGACGTGGAGATCACCTTCCACTTGAAAGGGATTAATCTGCAGTCAGTGCGTGCACGAGAGTTACCCGACTGCTATGCTTTCTCTGTGACG ATAACCCTTGATAATCAGGGCCACAGCGGTAAGATGAAGATCTTCATGGACATTGACTCCGTGAGCAGTGCCTGCCTGGAATGGAAGATCTCAGGGACAG CCCAGAAAAATACCCAATACCTCCTGGTGTTCGACGTCTTCGTCATCATGATCTGCATCGCCTCGGCCGTCCTGTGCACTCGCTCCATCGTCCTGGCAGTTAGGCTCCTCCAG AGGTTCACCAGATTTTTCCAGGAGAACTACAATCGCAAACTGTGCGACGAGGACCAAAGCGAGTTCCTGAATGGCTGGTACCTGCTCATTATCGTCAGTGATCTCCTGGCCATCGTGGGCTCCATATTGAAGATGGAGATCCAAGCAAAG AGTCTAACCAACTACGACGTGTGTAGTATTTTTCTCGGGACCTCTACCTTAATGGTGTGGTTTGGCGTTATCAGGTACCTGGGCTACTTCGAGAAGTACAAT GTGCTGATCCTCACGATGAAAGCGGCTTTCCCGAAGGTGCTGCGCTTCTGTTGCTGTGCAGGCATGATATACCTGGGCTACACCTTCTGTGGCTGGATCGTCTTAGGGCCGTACCACGAGAAG TTCGAGAGCCTGAGCCGCGTGGCCGAGTGTCTGTTCTCGCTGCTCAACGGAGACGACATGTTCTCCACCTTCGCCCAGCTGAAGGACAAGAACGCCGTGGTGTGGTTCTTCAGCCGGGCCTACCTCTACTCCTTCATCTCCCTCTTCATCTACATGGTGCTGTCACTCTTCATCGCCCTCATCACCGATGCCTATGACACCATCAAG AACTACCAGAAGAACGGATTCCCGTTGACAGACCTGCACAAGTTCCTGAGGGAGCTGAGTGATTTTGACTCGGTGGAGGATGGAAGCCAGACGGGCGTGGGCTTTAACCCCCTCTGTTGCTGCCAGCG
- the mcoln2 gene encoding mucolipin-2 isoform X3, giving the protein MTTASPSTPSRASMTLSFTFSISQLGNLSVGPIGYADDETGGVRPLVVCKRYYKRGTLEPSDDAYDIDAELEHDCFTCHPKSQTPCKTQNASFYSFEFYRLVDVEITFHLKGINLQSVRARELPDCYAFSVTITLDNQGHSGKMKIFMDIDSVSSACLEWKISGTAQKNTQYLLVFDVFVIMICIASAVLCTRSIVLAVRLLQRFTRFFQENYNRKLCDEDQSEFLNGWYLLIIVSDLLAIVGSILKMEIQAKSLTNYDVCSIFLGTSTLMVWFGVIRYLGYFEKYNVLILTMKAAFPKVLRFCCCAGMIYLGYTFCGWIVLGPYHEKFESLSRVAECLFSLLNGDDMFSTFAQLKDKNAVVWFFSRAYLYSFISLFIYMVLSLFIALITDAYDTIKNYQKNGFPLTDLHKFLRELSDFDSVEDGSQTGVGFNPLCCCQRVQPNEDVALVT; this is encoded by the exons ATGACTACAGCATCTCCGTCTACACCCAGCAGGGCGTCTATGACTCTCTCTTTTACGTTCTCGATCAG CCAGCTAGGCAACCTCTCGGTGGGTCCCATCGGCTATGCTGATGATGAGACTGGGGGGGTCCGGCCCCTTGTGGTATGTAAACGCTACTACAAGAGGGGCACCTTGGAACCTTCGGACGACGCGTACGACATAGATGCCGAGCTGgagcacg aTTGTTTCACATGTCATCCCAAGTCGCAAACACCATGCAAAACCCAAAATGCCTCATTTTATAGTTTTGAGTTCTACAG ACTTGTGGACGTGGAGATCACCTTCCACTTGAAAGGGATTAATCTGCAGTCAGTGCGTGCACGAGAGTTACCCGACTGCTATGCTTTCTCTGTGACG ATAACCCTTGATAATCAGGGCCACAGCGGTAAGATGAAGATCTTCATGGACATTGACTCCGTGAGCAGTGCCTGCCTGGAATGGAAGATCTCAGGGACAG CCCAGAAAAATACCCAATACCTCCTGGTGTTCGACGTCTTCGTCATCATGATCTGCATCGCCTCGGCCGTCCTGTGCACTCGCTCCATCGTCCTGGCAGTTAGGCTCCTCCAG AGGTTCACCAGATTTTTCCAGGAGAACTACAATCGCAAACTGTGCGACGAGGACCAAAGCGAGTTCCTGAATGGCTGGTACCTGCTCATTATCGTCAGTGATCTCCTGGCCATCGTGGGCTCCATATTGAAGATGGAGATCCAAGCAAAG AGTCTAACCAACTACGACGTGTGTAGTATTTTTCTCGGGACCTCTACCTTAATGGTGTGGTTTGGCGTTATCAGGTACCTGGGCTACTTCGAGAAGTACAAT GTGCTGATCCTCACGATGAAAGCGGCTTTCCCGAAGGTGCTGCGCTTCTGTTGCTGTGCAGGCATGATATACCTGGGCTACACCTTCTGTGGCTGGATCGTCTTAGGGCCGTACCACGAGAAG TTCGAGAGCCTGAGCCGCGTGGCCGAGTGTCTGTTCTCGCTGCTCAACGGAGACGACATGTTCTCCACCTTCGCCCAGCTGAAGGACAAGAACGCCGTGGTGTGGTTCTTCAGCCGGGCCTACCTCTACTCCTTCATCTCCCTCTTCATCTACATGGTGCTGTCACTCTTCATCGCCCTCATCACCGATGCCTATGACACCATCAAG AACTACCAGAAGAACGGATTCCCGTTGACAGACCTGCACAAGTTCCTGAGGGAGCTGAGTGATTTTGACTCGGTGGAGGATGGAAGCCAGACGGGCGTGGGCTTTAACCCCCTCTGTTGCTGCCAGCG